The proteins below are encoded in one region of Acidithiobacillus ferrooxidans ATCC 23270:
- a CDS encoding glycosyltransferase, with amino-acid sequence MRILMLSDTYFPRISGVATSIRSFRRGLQGLGHTVDLLVPDYGSSVPNDDSGIMRVPAWKTGFYPEERLMWPWALLRMSRELAARRYDLLHVQTPFAAHYMGTHLARRLEIPVLSSYHTYFEAYIGHYYAGIPKILRQALARIPSRQQCQAVDGVIVPSMAMANVLWGYGVNTPIRVIPTGIDLTVQTTGDRSAFRDRHGIAADRLVLLYAGRIAPEKNIALLLEVVGHLRAIFPDILLLLAGDGPFRESLEQQVVEKDLTEQVRFLGYLDHDTDLRDAYAAADLLVFASETETQGMVLLEALAAGLPLVAIAAMGAADFVTSGRGTRPAPAQASGFAEVCAGILSNDMLRARMAQEARQLATQWTEPAMAERLQAFYAVAVAGGKSASNPAGTSSAPHRTSSR; translated from the coding sequence ATGCGCATACTGATGCTCTCCGATACCTATTTCCCCCGCATCAGCGGGGTCGCCACCTCGATTCGCAGCTTTCGTAGGGGGCTGCAGGGACTTGGACACACGGTGGATCTGCTGGTCCCCGATTATGGGTCTTCCGTGCCGAACGATGATTCCGGCATCATGCGTGTGCCGGCCTGGAAAACGGGTTTTTATCCCGAAGAGCGATTGATGTGGCCTTGGGCACTCCTGCGCATGTCCCGTGAGCTGGCCGCCCGTCGCTATGACCTGCTGCATGTCCAAACCCCCTTTGCCGCCCATTATATGGGCACCCATCTCGCCCGTAGGCTGGAGATACCGGTCCTGAGCTCCTACCACACCTATTTTGAGGCCTACATCGGTCACTATTATGCGGGCATACCCAAAATCCTGCGCCAAGCCCTGGCCCGGATCCCCTCACGTCAGCAGTGCCAGGCGGTAGATGGTGTGATCGTGCCCTCCATGGCCATGGCGAACGTGCTCTGGGGCTACGGCGTCAATACCCCGATCCGGGTCATCCCCACCGGCATTGATCTGACTGTGCAGACAACGGGGGATCGGTCCGCCTTTCGCGATCGCCACGGCATCGCGGCAGACCGTTTGGTACTGCTTTATGCCGGGCGGATCGCTCCCGAAAAGAACATCGCCCTGCTGCTGGAAGTGGTCGGGCACCTGCGCGCGATTTTTCCGGATATCCTCTTGCTTCTGGCGGGCGACGGCCCTTTCAGGGAATCCCTGGAACAGCAGGTCGTGGAGAAGGATCTGACGGAGCAGGTTCGCTTTCTCGGCTATCTGGACCATGACACGGACTTGCGGGATGCCTATGCCGCCGCCGATCTTCTGGTGTTCGCCTCGGAAACCGAGACGCAGGGCATGGTATTGCTTGAAGCCCTGGCGGCGGGGCTACCTCTCGTCGCCATTGCGGCCATGGGTGCGGCGGACTTTGTGACCAGTGGCCGCGGCACACGACCCGCACCGGCCCAAGCGTCCGGTTTTGCCGAGGTCTGTGCCGGCATTTTATCCAATGACATGCTGCGCGCGCGGATGGCGCAGGAAGCCAGACAACTGGCCACCCAATGGACCGAACCGGCCATGGCTGAACGTCTGCAGGCGTTTTACGCTGTTGCCGTCGCGGGCGGCAAGTCTGCTTCGAACCCCGCGGGTACATCATCCGCCCCTCATCGCACCAGTTCCAGATGA
- a CDS encoding c-type cytochrome, protein MICHGQTGENTIYPMVPRLSGQQVQYLAWQLKQFKAHTRADQNAQIYMWPVAQAMSQKEIQSVAKYYAAQSPMHSASSPRPGVSAGKQIFLQGVAAQGVPACMACHAVNATGRGIFPRLAGQRYAYIVQQLTYLHDGNRVNPIMQPVAEKLTNRQMREVAAYLSGLH, encoded by the coding sequence ATGATCTGCCACGGGCAGACCGGCGAAAATACCATCTATCCGATGGTTCCGCGCCTGAGCGGCCAACAGGTGCAATATCTGGCATGGCAGCTGAAGCAGTTCAAGGCGCATACCCGTGCGGATCAAAATGCGCAGATTTACATGTGGCCGGTCGCGCAGGCCATGAGTCAGAAGGAAATCCAGTCGGTTGCGAAGTATTATGCGGCGCAATCGCCCATGCACAGCGCATCCTCGCCACGTCCCGGAGTCTCCGCGGGTAAGCAGATATTCCTGCAGGGGGTCGCTGCACAGGGTGTTCCCGCGTGTATGGCCTGCCACGCCGTGAACGCGACAGGTCGAGGGATATTCCCGCGACTGGCCGGGCAGCGATATGCATATATCGTTCAGCAGCTAACCTATCTGCATGATGGAAACCGGGTGAATCCCATCATGCAGCCCGTGGCGGAAAAGCTGACCAACCGGCAAATGCGGGAGGTGGCGGCTTATCTGTCCGGTCTGCATTGA
- a CDS encoding cation diffusion facilitator family transporter — MAHDHTDHTESPHTHAPPHDHGHHHGAHGHAPVNGRAFAIGIGLNLSFVLTEAVFGVLGHSLALLADAGHNLSDVLGLLMAWGASALANRPPSGRFTYGLRSSSILAALANAVFLLVVTGGIAWEAIERLLHPASVASVVVIGVAAFGVVINTGTALLFLSGRKGDLNIRAAFLHMAGDAAISFGVVVAGIVMLFTHWFWLDSAASLLISALIVMATWGLLRDSAHLALHGVPPGIDTDAVRVYLLGIPNVTAVHDLHIWAMSTTETALTAHLVMPDGYPGDALLHEIGEELRAHFQIVHPTLQVETGDPGHPCKLAGEHLV; from the coding sequence ATGGCACACGACCACACCGATCATACAGAATCCCCGCATACCCATGCGCCCCCTCATGATCACGGACACCACCATGGAGCGCATGGTCATGCCCCCGTGAATGGCCGTGCTTTTGCGATCGGCATTGGACTCAATCTGAGCTTCGTACTGACCGAGGCGGTGTTCGGGGTGCTTGGGCATTCCCTCGCGCTGCTGGCAGACGCCGGCCATAACCTCAGTGACGTTCTGGGGCTGCTCATGGCCTGGGGAGCGAGTGCCCTTGCCAACCGCCCCCCTTCGGGGCGATTTACCTATGGACTACGCAGTTCTTCCATTCTCGCGGCGCTGGCGAATGCCGTCTTTTTGCTGGTGGTCACCGGCGGAATCGCCTGGGAAGCCATCGAGCGACTGCTGCACCCGGCCTCTGTAGCAAGTGTCGTCGTAATCGGTGTGGCGGCCTTCGGGGTAGTGATCAATACGGGAACCGCCCTGCTCTTCCTATCGGGACGAAAAGGCGACTTGAATATCCGCGCGGCGTTTTTGCACATGGCAGGCGATGCAGCCATCTCTTTTGGCGTAGTTGTTGCGGGGATCGTGATGCTGTTCACCCACTGGTTCTGGCTGGACTCTGCGGCCAGTCTGCTTATCAGCGCATTGATTGTGATGGCCACCTGGGGTTTATTGCGTGACTCCGCCCATCTGGCGCTGCACGGCGTCCCCCCGGGTATCGACACCGACGCGGTACGGGTTTATTTGCTTGGGATACCCAACGTCACGGCCGTGCATGACCTGCATATCTGGGCCATGAGCACCACCGAAACTGCGCTGACTGCGCATCTGGTCATGCCCGACGGCTATCCCGGCGATGCGCTGCTCCATGAAATCGGTGAAGAATTGCGCGCGCATTTTCAGATCGTCCATCCTACCTTGCAAGTGGAAACAGGCGATCCGGGCCATCCCTGCAAGCTGGCCGGGGAGCATCTGGTATAA
- a CDS encoding cytochrome C, whose translation MFKLLGYTSNNVQRQQKLEAKFGKSTALLLMRVSQFSIFFQASYANVAGGQAAFNGAGVSNPPGNQNDIQFPQQVSLFYAGEITPHIGAFLHLTYSGRGGFGMDDSDIRWAHPWNLGPDQLLITGVEVNNTPTEPDIYNTVPDWYAPFSSSKYSAIRQIPTTFIEGAHGAGYPLAGIGTYEAYIFGQDKANWLYFEADGYTNADGIGVQANSGGAFGYANDGRMQGVAPYVRLAYQRDWGNWNWEVGTYGMWSRLYDSPNTKGGPVDSFDDFDLDSQLQWLDTTDNSNVTLHADWIHEDQGFGAFGGPTSNLSSTATGHLNSLNINGSYWYHDHYGVSGGYLDTWGSANPDLWGTSYSHNGSPDTNGEWIEASYLPWWNTRFSLRYTMFNQFRGLTNSTATSFGASAYNTLELLTWISF comes from the coding sequence ATGTTCAAGCTGCTGGGGTATACCAGTAATAATGTTCAGCGGCAGCAGAAACTGGAAGCAAAGTTTGGAAAAAGCACCGCACTTCTGCTGATGCGCGTATCCCAGTTTTCGATTTTTTTTCAGGCGAGCTATGCCAATGTGGCCGGGGGCCAGGCGGCCTTTAATGGGGCGGGGGTATCCAACCCGCCGGGTAACCAGAATGACATTCAATTTCCGCAACAGGTGAGTTTGTTCTATGCGGGGGAAATCACCCCCCATATCGGTGCATTCCTGCATCTGACATACAGCGGCAGAGGCGGTTTCGGTATGGACGACAGCGACATCCGTTGGGCGCACCCATGGAACCTGGGTCCCGATCAACTGCTGATCACCGGTGTCGAAGTGAATAATACGCCGACCGAGCCGGACATCTACAACACGGTACCAGACTGGTATGCGCCATTTTCGAGTTCCAAATATAGTGCCATCCGGCAGATACCCACCACCTTTATCGAAGGGGCGCATGGCGCCGGTTATCCTCTTGCGGGTATCGGCACTTACGAAGCCTATATTTTTGGGCAGGATAAGGCCAACTGGCTCTACTTCGAGGCGGACGGATACACCAACGCGGACGGTATTGGTGTACAGGCGAACTCCGGAGGAGCATTCGGATATGCTAATGACGGCAGAATGCAGGGTGTCGCTCCCTATGTTCGTCTGGCCTATCAGCGCGACTGGGGTAACTGGAACTGGGAAGTCGGTACCTATGGGATGTGGAGTCGCCTGTATGATAGTCCCAATACCAAAGGCGGCCCGGTAGACAGTTTCGATGATTTTGATCTGGATAGCCAATTGCAATGGCTGGATACGACGGACAACAGCAATGTCACATTGCACGCGGACTGGATACACGAGGATCAGGGCTTTGGCGCTTTTGGTGGTCCGACCAGTAATCTTTCCAGTACGGCAACTGGACATCTCAACTCTCTCAATATAAATGGTTCCTACTGGTATCATGATCATTATGGTGTATCCGGTGGATATCTGGACACCTGGGGTTCTGCCAACCCTGATCTCTGGGGAACGAGCTATTCCCATAATGGGTCTCCGGATACCAACGGAGAATGGATCGAGGCGTCTTATTTGCCCTGGTGGAACACCAGATTCTCGTTGCGGTATACCATGTTTAACCAATTTCGCGGGCTGACGAACAGTACGGCCACGAGTTTCGGCGCCTCGGCATACAATACGCTGGAGCTGCTGACCTGGATTTCATTTTAA
- a CDS encoding MerR family transcriptional regulator yields MQIGALGQTSGVSPDTIRYDERMGLLSPPGRRANGYRVYGPAHLERPAFVCHCRDLDMPLADIQRLLHLLDHPMEGDV; encoded by the coding sequence ATGCAAATTGGCGCTTTGGGGCAGACATCAGGGGTGAGTCCGGACACCATCCGTTACGATGAACGGATGGGTCTTCTGAGCCCCCCAGGCCGACGGGCAAACGGCTATCGCGTTTATGGTCCGGCGCATCTGGAGCGGCCCGCCTTTGTGTGCCACTGCCGGGATCTGGATATGCCTCTGGCCGATATTCAGCGCCTTTTGCATCTGCTGGATCATCCTATGGAAGGAGACGTATGA